In Populus trichocarpa isolate Nisqually-1 chromosome 16, P.trichocarpa_v4.1, whole genome shotgun sequence, a genomic segment contains:
- the LOC112324462 gene encoding F-box/FBD/LRR-repeat protein At5g56420 isoform X1 — translation MEDRISELSDDILSFILSFLTMQDAVKTRLLSHRWRYLSPPLSHLQFDVFTLFGTHGESSSKFVTAVDQVLLACRGPKIGTLKVRFGLGDGHAFHVDRWVSFSSAMQVEKIAFDFSCSPKSCGSYNFPCHILPADKASHLKHLCLVSCTLRLSPKFTSQLNPLRTLDLDGVPLDQSGLDIITSACPKLTLLRMIGCGLPKIVCIHGQLLCLKTLIIHDSLISVELKSINLEIFEFFGHPRKLTFVDVPHLKKALVRSLFIYRRTSPICNALAKDLPQLQFLSLIVKDEVLPLPATSPKFISLKQLDLSIWPFIDSDLLTVIYLLNASPLLEILQLKIGHQGEGRSNGERREYSRHTHSHLKEVKMEGFRDKWNAMELAIYLLKNTIALERMVVVVSDSTMQMDLRQRVDNLLQKEKGNSTAELIIL, via the exons ATGGAAGATCGTATCAGCGAATTGTCTGATGACATTCTGTCTTTCATTCTCTCCTTTTTGACAATGCAGGATGCTGTTAAAACAAGGTTACTTTCACATAGATGGAGATATCTCTCTCCACCGCTCTCCCATCTTCAGTTTGATGTTTTTACTCTGTTTGGAACCCACGGGGAAAGTAGTTCTAAGTTTGTTACAGCTGTCGATCAAGTTTTGCTAGCTTGCAGAGGTCCAAAAATAGGCACTCTCAAGGTCCGCTTTGGCCTAGGCGATGGCCATGCTTTCCATGTTGATAGGTGGGTTTCATTTTCCTCTGCAATGCAGGTTGAGAAAATAGCTTTTGACTTCTCATGCTCTCCTAAAAGTTGTGGAAGTTATAATTTTCCATGTCATATTCTTCCCGCTGATAAAGCATCTCATTTGAAGCATCTGTGCCTTGTTTCCTGCACGCTGAGGCTTTCTCCTAAATTCACAAGCCAACTCAATCCTTTAAGAACCCTGGATTTGGATGGTGTACCCTTGGATCAAAGTGGCCTAGATATCATCACCTCTGCTTGTCCGAAACTTACGCTGTTGAGAATGATTGGTTGTGGACTGCCTAAGATTGTGTGCATACACGGCCAACTCCTATGTCTGAAGACATTGATCATTCACGATTCTTTGATCAGTGTTGAGCTTAAGTCtattaatcttgaaatcttTGAGTTTTTTGGTCATCCACGAAAACTCACTTTTGTTGACGTTCCGCATCTGAAAAAAGCACTAGTACGGTCGCTTTTTATTTATCGGAGGACATCGCCAATATGCAACGCGCTTGCGAAGGATCTTCCTCAGCTTCAGTTTTTGTCTCTGATAGTAAAGGATGAG GTGCTGCCCCTTCCTGCAACCAGTCCTAAATTCATCTCTCTTAAACAACTGGATCTGTCGATATGGCCGTTTATAGATTCTGACCTCCTCACAGTTATCTACCTGTTGAATGCCTCTCCTCTTCTGGAAATCCTACAACTGAAG ATCGGTCATCAAGGTGAGGGAAGAAGCAACGGAGAAAGAAGAGAATACTCAAGGCATACCCATTCACATTTGAAAGAAGTTAAAATGGAAGGATTTCGTGACAAATGGAATGCGATGGAGCTCGCAATATATTTGCTAAAAAACACCATTGCACTTGAGCGAATGGTGGTTGTAGTCTCAGATTCCACCATGCAGATGGACCTAAGACAGAGGGTCGACAATTTATTGCAAAAGGAAAAAGGTAATTCAACGGCGGAACTGATCATCCTTTGA